A single genomic interval of Lewinellaceae bacterium harbors:
- a CDS encoding AAA family ATPase — MLIGRKKEIALLQEALESPKAEMIAVIGRRRVGKTFLVDTIYKDRIIFKQTGVRNAPNEAQLRTFTQAVEQLAGETLEVPRDWLDAFFLLRKHLEAHISKDKKVVLFFDELSWLAVPKSNFLDYLGHFWNDWAYQQNVVIVLCGSASSWVIQKVINDKGGLHNRVTRYLHLKPFTLQETELYLQSKHCTFTKYQIVQMYMAFGGVPLYLEEIKRGKSAVQNINDICFSETGLLKNEFNRLYPALFENADDHIAVIRALASKKKGLSRTEIIETAKVANGSSTSKVLEELEQSDFIMAYHPFKKKKKDKIYRLIDEYSLFYLRFIENTAFEGAGTFMQLSNEQAFKIWCGYAFEGICMKHVQQIKKALGVSGVYTTTYSYLRKATPEEKGLQIDMLLERADRVINLFEIKFYDREFSFTKAYADQLRERLHLFKRLSKTRSQVWITMITTFGLKHNMHSLGLVEKVLTLEDLFLGE, encoded by the coding sequence ATGCTGATAGGCAGAAAAAAGGAAATAGCTCTTTTACAGGAGGCTTTGGAATCTCCCAAGGCTGAAATGATTGCCGTGATTGGACGAAGGCGAGTTGGAAAAACCTTCTTAGTAGATACCATCTATAAAGACCGGATCATTTTTAAGCAAACCGGCGTAAGAAACGCGCCTAATGAAGCACAACTAAGAACATTCACACAAGCAGTCGAGCAATTGGCAGGTGAAACATTAGAAGTGCCCCGCGACTGGCTGGATGCCTTTTTTTTGTTGAGAAAACATCTTGAAGCCCATATCTCAAAAGATAAAAAAGTAGTCCTTTTCTTTGATGAACTCTCCTGGCTAGCGGTGCCCAAATCAAATTTCTTAGATTACTTAGGCCATTTTTGGAATGATTGGGCCTATCAGCAAAATGTAGTCATCGTCCTTTGCGGTTCCGCCTCGTCCTGGGTTATTCAAAAGGTAATTAATGATAAAGGCGGTTTGCATAATCGGGTTACCAGGTATTTGCACCTTAAACCTTTTACCCTCCAAGAAACAGAACTGTATCTCCAATCGAAGCATTGCACCTTTACAAAATACCAAATCGTGCAAATGTACATGGCTTTTGGTGGGGTTCCATTGTATCTGGAAGAGATAAAACGTGGAAAAAGCGCGGTACAAAACATCAATGATATTTGCTTTTCAGAAACTGGCCTATTGAAAAATGAATTCAATCGTTTGTACCCAGCTCTTTTTGAAAACGCGGATGATCATATTGCGGTCATTCGGGCATTGGCTTCAAAAAAGAAAGGTTTAAGCCGTACAGAGATTATTGAAACCGCAAAAGTGGCCAATGGAAGCTCTACTTCAAAGGTATTGGAAGAATTAGAGCAATCCGATTTCATTATGGCCTATCACCCGTTTAAAAAGAAGAAAAAAGATAAAATTTACCGGTTGATTGACGAATACTCGCTATTCTATTTGCGATTCATTGAAAATACCGCTTTTGAAGGAGCGGGGACTTTTATGCAATTGAGCAATGAGCAAGCATTCAAAATCTGGTGTGGCTATGCTTTTGAAGGCATTTGCATGAAGCATGTGCAGCAAATAAAAAAAGCGCTGGGCGTTTCCGGCGTCTATACCACCACTTACTCCTATTTAAGAAAAGCAACCCCGGAAGAAAAAGGGCTGCAAATCGATATGCTGTTAGAACGTGCCGACCGGGTAATCAACCTTTTTGAAATCAAATTTTACGACCGGGAATTTTCCTTTACTAAAGCGTATGCCGATCAATTGCGGGAACGCCTACATCTATTTAAGCGGCTATCCAAAACCCGTAGCCAGGTCTGGATAACCATGATCACCACTTTTGGGCTAAAGCACAATATGCATAGCTTGGGCCTGGTAGAAAAAGTGTTGACGCTGGAAGATTTGTTTTTGGGGGAATGA
- a CDS encoding glycosyltransferase — MLQNNTDRALVASAGLEMPVSSPIVKSYQEKAARRKLLYSTAPRPWMYVFIFGMWFASLAWFEPRLLQLMDMAYNAPSWIALALFIAFIDFAWLYGLYNVGVILFALGHRWFGHKPESALARTELLDHPAVAILYTTCNDFVEESVLSCVRQDYPNYTVYILDDSSSPEYQARVDAFAARFPGLAEVVRRPKREGFKAGNMNYCLSEAATEEPYFAIADADEILPPDFLRKLVPVMEADPLCGFTQANHRANPGAESSLAQAMGIGVDLHWKWYQPLRNNYGFVMFLGHGALLRRKCWEEVGGFPDIVSEDLGFAIEIREKGYRGRFVEDVVCYEDFPDTVRAFRIRHMKWTRGTSEFLAKKMGWLLKAKNISWTEKLDILFPTLNLPLTLVYFLFMINANLILPCFFGQSADVTFVLAGREWVLPVMSMDTGFQAIYDWDFFAITMLAFFAPVLCFIIGLARQPARLFRFLSQSTVLYAALSPLSSIGVLAYMVSGKATFLVTGDNSQQEHRLSGGAGGRVQRIKKSWRDFLAKSHPDTAMVQAFEILTGLLFAGVCLYTFQISFFGLCLAFILLPILHHTGWNNRALRVLMYLPFILILLGVFVASLSLFGLQSVFFGYGFHF; from the coding sequence ATGCTGCAAAATAATACTGACCGCGCACTGGTCGCCAGTGCGGGATTGGAGATGCCCGTTTCTTCCCCCATCGTTAAATCCTATCAAGAAAAGGCCGCCAGGCGAAAGCTGCTGTATTCCACCGCCCCCCGGCCCTGGATGTACGTTTTCATTTTTGGGATGTGGTTCGCCAGCCTGGCCTGGTTCGAACCCCGCTTGCTCCAACTGATGGATATGGCCTACAACGCACCCAGCTGGATCGCTTTGGCCCTTTTCATTGCGTTCATCGATTTCGCCTGGTTGTATGGCCTATACAATGTGGGGGTCATCCTCTTTGCCCTGGGCCACCGTTGGTTCGGGCACAAGCCGGAGTCGGCGCTGGCAAGAACCGAATTGCTGGACCATCCCGCCGTCGCTATTCTGTACACTACCTGCAACGACTTTGTAGAAGAGAGCGTCCTGTCCTGTGTGCGCCAGGATTATCCCAACTACACCGTATATATACTGGACGACAGTTCATCGCCGGAATACCAGGCCAGGGTTGATGCTTTCGCCGCCCGTTTTCCGGGCTTGGCGGAAGTCGTGCGTCGCCCGAAGCGCGAAGGCTTCAAGGCCGGGAATATGAATTACTGCCTCAGCGAGGCCGCTACCGAAGAACCCTACTTTGCCATTGCCGACGCCGATGAAATCCTGCCCCCCGATTTCCTCCGCAAGCTGGTGCCGGTGATGGAGGCCGACCCTCTGTGCGGTTTCACGCAAGCCAACCACCGCGCCAACCCCGGTGCGGAGAGCTCGCTCGCCCAGGCTATGGGCATCGGCGTTGACCTGCACTGGAAATGGTACCAGCCCCTGCGCAACAACTATGGTTTCGTGATGTTCCTCGGCCACGGCGCCCTGCTGCGGCGCAAGTGCTGGGAAGAAGTGGGGGGATTCCCCGACATCGTCAGCGAAGACCTGGGTTTTGCGATCGAAATCCGCGAGAAGGGGTACCGCGGGCGCTTCGTGGAAGATGTGGTTTGTTATGAAGATTTTCCGGACACCGTGCGCGCTTTTCGCATCCGGCACATGAAATGGACGCGGGGTACGAGCGAGTTCCTTGCCAAAAAGATGGGCTGGCTGCTGAAGGCCAAAAACATCAGCTGGACGGAAAAGCTGGATATTTTGTTTCCGACCCTCAACCTGCCGCTTACGCTGGTTTACTTCTTATTCATGATCAACGCCAACCTCATTCTGCCCTGCTTCTTCGGCCAATCGGCCGACGTGACTTTCGTGCTGGCGGGCCGGGAGTGGGTGCTGCCGGTAATGAGTATGGACACGGGCTTCCAGGCCATCTACGACTGGGATTTCTTTGCCATCACCATGCTGGCTTTTTTCGCGCCGGTACTCTGCTTCATCATCGGCCTGGCGCGCCAGCCGGCCCGTTTGTTCCGCTTTCTGAGCCAGAGTACCGTGCTGTACGCGGCGCTGTCCCCCCTTTCTTCCATCGGCGTATTGGCGTATATGGTTTCCGGCAAGGCCACTTTTTTGGTCACCGGCGACAATTCCCAGCAAGAGCATCGCCTTTCGGGCGGCGCCGGGGGCCGGGTTCAGCGGATAAAAAAATCCTGGCGGGATTTCCTGGCCAAAAGCCACCCGGATACCGCTATGGTACAAGCCTTTGAAATCCTAACGGGGCTTTTGTTTGCAGGGGTTTGCCTTTACACTTTCCAGATTTCCTTCTTCGGCCTTTGCCTGGCTTTCATCCTGTTGCCCATCCTGCACCACACAGGGTGGAACAACCGGGCGCTTCGGGTACTGATGTACCTGCCTTTTATCCTTATTCTGTTAGGGGTATTTGTGGCGAGCCTGAGCTTGTTTGGATTGCAGTCGGTGTTTTTTGGGTATGGGTTTCACTTTTGA
- a CDS encoding tetratricopeptide repeat protein, whose amino-acid sequence MNFRNLLQVISKPLSVKPGVILLLSILFLTGLNGQQEQFSRAQQLALSGQHAEAEEVLRQLASDHPDDLPAALLRAHNLSWGGQYSRAIDAFNAILQQHPGQVDALTGLAYAYSWSGDGGRAIEAFQRAIERAPDNTDARKGLGYAYLAIQDARSAIPVFESLARDHPEAAGFHIALGKARLMAGRTKAAQKSFGQALMADPSNAEARQLLATARAQGAALELDAWGGYSKVEDDSRTGLRLLQALYRINNRYSVFARFDNTLSLDNLDFVNRNASASSLWGGLLAGWNDRLATRMEYGMRFFPERNNQQQARLEQVFYIRNGLSARVGGWAAFSSDFPTEWYSYAGLYIPVTSFLALEPSYYYGQDGFNSVNQQRAVLAAKLLLPQGPEFTLGGFVGKAALGIEGVPDNISGGYLLALVPLNDWLSGQLAVNYEKGNFATAAVVAAGLKLRFKK is encoded by the coding sequence ATGAATTTCAGAAACCTCCTCCAGGTCATTAGCAAGCCTTTAAGCGTTAAACCGGGCGTAATTCTTCTTTTGTCCATTTTGTTTTTAACCGGACTGAACGGTCAGCAAGAGCAGTTCAGCCGGGCGCAGCAGCTGGCTTTAAGCGGGCAACACGCCGAGGCAGAAGAGGTGCTCCGGCAGCTCGCCTCTGATCATCCCGATGACCTTCCAGCCGCGCTCCTCCGCGCTCACAACCTTTCCTGGGGTGGGCAATACAGCCGGGCCATCGACGCTTTCAACGCCATCCTCCAACAGCATCCCGGCCAGGTAGACGCCCTCACCGGGTTGGCTTATGCCTATAGCTGGTCGGGAGACGGCGGCCGGGCCATCGAGGCCTTCCAGCGCGCCATTGAGCGGGCGCCGGACAATACGGATGCGCGCAAGGGGCTGGGATACGCCTACCTCGCTATTCAGGATGCCCGCTCGGCCATACCGGTATTTGAAAGCCTGGCCCGGGACCATCCTGAGGCGGCCGGGTTTCACATTGCCCTGGGCAAGGCCCGGCTCATGGCGGGGCGGACCAAAGCGGCTCAAAAGTCATTCGGGCAAGCTCTGATGGCCGATCCTTCCAATGCCGAAGCCAGACAACTGCTGGCTACTGCCCGCGCCCAGGGCGCAGCGTTGGAGCTGGATGCCTGGGGCGGCTATTCCAAAGTAGAAGACGATAGCCGCACCGGCCTCCGCCTCCTGCAGGCCCTCTATCGGATCAACAACCGCTACTCCGTTTTCGCCCGGTTCGACAACACCCTTTCCCTGGACAACCTCGACTTCGTCAACCGCAACGCCAGTGCCTCCTCTCTGTGGGGCGGCCTGCTCGCCGGCTGGAACGACCGCCTGGCCACCCGCATGGAGTACGGCATGCGCTTCTTCCCGGAGCGGAATAACCAGCAACAGGCCCGCCTGGAGCAGGTCTTCTACATCCGCAACGGCCTGAGCGCCCGGGTAGGCGGCTGGGCCGCTTTTTCGAGCGACTTCCCCACGGAGTGGTACAGCTATGCCGGATTGTACATTCCAGTTACCTCTTTCCTGGCGCTGGAGCCTTCTTACTACTATGGCCAGGACGGGTTCAACAGCGTGAACCAGCAACGCGCCGTGCTGGCGGCCAAGCTGCTGCTGCCCCAGGGCCCGGAATTTACCCTCGGGGGCTTCGTCGGCAAAGCGGCGCTCGGCATCGAGGGGGTGCCGGATAATATTTCGGGTGGCTACCTGCTGGCCCTGGTTCCGCTCAACGACTGGCTGTCGGGGCAATTGGCCGTCAACTACGAGAAAGGCAATTTCGCTACGGCTGCCGTAGTAGCTGCCGGGCTGAAGCTGCGCTTCAAAAAATAG